The following proteins come from a genomic window of Diadema setosum chromosome 20, eeDiaSeto1, whole genome shotgun sequence:
- the LOC140244003 gene encoding uncharacterized protein — MGKYIMLVCLAAVLLDCHSGQYMTTRRNPEPASCDTKCTYSEGTREADCNYRQLSEVPMECNAASHLSLRHNQIERIEPGTFQGFSDLQVLVLSNNRIRQVEANTFAGASKLGMINLQSNNLELFHRLALNGSNSDLREIYLGHNMIAKIETDTFQFVIKLEFIALNNNNLSSLGPGVFDNLRHLEVLDLAYNKLKILSSDIFAHLRRLQTIILSDNQLISTGRVLILPRITTLDLHNNNLTRLENVMEQTLARLQVLFLEGNPWNCDCHLEALRLWYMWLHSQGDHGVYVDGPVCHEPPSLARQSINGGHEGFCPNLDFSSTTDSPKSTKGSADEISNITMITSSFTGELNSSGNNNVKVIVITTLILLAVMVVCISCVFKYECIKNCMPNVPSNSQRGDDRQFTHPDGPSIPLNSQLSDETNH; from the exons ATGGGAAAATACATCATGCTCGTGTGTCTGGCTGCTGTACTATTAGATTGCCATAGCGGGCAATACATGACAACCCGGAGAAATCCGGAGCCTGCTTCATGCGACACCAAATGTACCTATTCAGAGGGAACGCGAGAAGCAGACTGTAATTACAGACAGCTGAGTGAGGTACCCATGGAATGTAATGCTGCTTCCCACCTCTCGTTACGTCACAATCAGATCGAGAGAATCGAACCTGGAACCTTCCAGGGCTTCTCTGACCTCCAGGTTCTCGTCCTGTCCAATAATAGAATCAGACAG GTGGAAGCCAACACTTTCGCAGGCGCATCAAAGCTGGGAATGATTAACCTTCAAAGTAACAATCTCGAACTTTTCCACCGACTTGCCCTGAATGGCTCGAACAGTGATCTTCGAGAAATATACTTAGGCCACAATATGATCGCTAAGATCGAGACGGACACCTTCCAGTTTGTGATAAAATTGGAGTTCATTGCcctgaataataataatctgTCAAGTCTTGGTCCTGGTGTCTTTGATAATTTGAGGCATCTAGAAGTTCTCGACCTCGCGTATAACAAACTGAAGATATTATCAAGCGACATTTTTGCTCACTTGCGTCGACTTCAAACGATCATCCTTTCTGACAACCAGTTGATTTCTACTGGAAGAGTCCTCATCCTCCCACGAATCACGACTCTAGACTTACACAATAACAACTTGACGAGACTTGAGAATGTAATGGAACAGACACTGGCTCGTCTTCAAGTTTTGTTTCTTGAAGGCAATCCTTGGAACTGTGACTGTCATTTGGAAGCCCTCCGTCTTTGGTACATGTGGCTACATTCTCAGGGAGATCACGGGGTCTACGTCGATGGTCCCGTCTGTCATGAGCCGCCTTCTCTCGCCAGGCAGTCAATAAATGGAGGGCATGAGGGATTTTGCCCGAATTTAGACTTCAGCTCTACAACTGACTCACCAAAGAGCACAAAAGGATCAGCTGATGAAATCAGCAATATTACCATGATTACATCATCTTTTACAG GTGAACTGAACTCTTCTGGCAATAACAATGTGAAAGTGATAGTTATAACTACGTTAATTCTTTTAGCAGTGATGGTAGTGTGCATCTCATGTGTATTTAAATACGAATGCATCAAAAACTGTATGCCGAATGTGCCCTCAAACTCCCAGAGAGGAGACGATCGCCAATTTACGCATCCCGACGGCCCTTCCATTCCTCTGAACAGTCAGCTGAGCGACGAAACGAACCATTGA